From the Montipora capricornis isolate CH-2021 chromosome 2, ASM3666992v2, whole genome shotgun sequence genome, one window contains:
- the LOC138037801 gene encoding uncharacterized protein, which yields MFWAACTLAYFGFLRSSEFTVSSLSAFNPSCHLQVKDVSVDSAVAPMCLRLCIKASKTDPFRRGTFIHIGRGKPPLCAVDALLQYLNLRGDSPGPLFLLQSGQPLTRSRLTSWLRQIMDNAGIQGNFSSHSFRIGAPTVAARNGVPDHQIKTLGRWSSNAYQLYIRTPSEVLASLSLQLA from the coding sequence ATGTTTTGGGCGGCCTGTACACTTGCATATTTCGGCTTTCTTAGATCATCTGAATTCACTGTTTCTTCATTGTCTGCCTTTAATCCATCTTGTCATCTACAAGTCAAGGATGTTTCAGTGGATTCAGCAGTGGCACCAATGTGTTTAAGACTGTGCATCAAAGCCTCCAAGACGGATCCATTTCGGCGGGGGACATTTATCCATATTGGTAGAGGTAAACCTCCTCTTTGCGCTGTGGACGCCCTTCTACAGTATTTGAATTTGCGTGGGGATAGTCCTGGGCCATTATTTCTGCTACAATCAGGCCAACCTCTGACTCGATCACGTCTTACTTCATGGTTACGCCAGATTATGGACAATGCAGGTATCCAGGGGAATTTTTCAAGCCATAGCTTTCGGATTGGTGCCCCAACAGTGGCAGCACGTAATGGGGTGCCTGATCACCAGATTAAGACACTGGGTCGCTGGTCAAGCAATGCCTATCAACTATATATCCGAACACCTTCAGAAGTCTTGGCTAGTTTGTCTCTTCAATTGGCATAG